Proteins from one Leptonema illini DSM 21528 genomic window:
- a CDS encoding thioredoxin family protein, producing the protein MKRTILWLALLFAASPLAAEGLVLAKFHADWCPSCKRWDNVSPGFSDLKRYAESKGITVVVFDLTDDEKTVTARRQAERLGVLKAFDDQKNATGYALLIDIASGAIVQRLESGSANLFFFDSFFSEDAQRAFETNRQKIDAAVNR; encoded by the coding sequence ATGAAACGAACCATCTTGTGGCTGGCCCTACTTTTCGCAGCGTCACCGTTAGCCGCCGAAGGCCTTGTGCTTGCAAAATTCCATGCGGACTGGTGCCCTTCGTGTAAACGCTGGGATAACGTCAGTCCGGGTTTTTCTGATCTGAAGCGTTATGCCGAATCAAAAGGAATCACGGTCGTCGTCTTCGATTTAACCGACGATGAAAAGACTGTCACAGCACGCCGGCAGGCGGAGCGGCTTGGCGTCCTCAAGGCCTTCGACGATCAGAAGAATGCAACAGGATACGCTCTGCTGATCGACATTGCATCGGGGGCTATCGTGCAACGGCTCGAATCGGGCAGCGCCAATCTGTTTTTCTTTGATTCCTTTTTTTCTGAAGATGCTCAGAGGGCCTTTGAGACAAACAGACAGAAGATCGACGCCGCCGTAAACCGATAG
- a CDS encoding adenylate/guanylate cyclase domain-containing protein gives MKPLLRLLVRLIGDPRLDPLSARLFNSVSIVNGVLNLLGSFAALTLPDPVRLFLLHFISGSLFLLYYFISRFRSQHRSLFWLFNLTILVFLSFNWFWNGGSVGGAHYYFIPALVIATILLDGRRPYLIYGISLLVVGSLFSIEYLYPEWITMYPSREDRLMDAGGNYLFVQLLTGILIFILTNSLEFERLKSDRLLRNILPLTVAEELKKRDRVTPRGYSSATVLFADLTGFTAASADLNPEQLIKELDQLFASFDHAVRATGLEKIKTIGDAYMAAGGIPDENQTHSVDAVLCALRFQKLMKRHSTASEPARNWRLRVGIHCGPVITGVVGTDKFVYDVWGDTVNTASRMESAGLPGEVNISKDMYERVKDFFICEDRGLLPVKGKGDMAMYLVKGIRPELEDRPNHPNAEFKALYARLKGL, from the coding sequence ATGAAGCCGCTTCTGCGTTTACTTGTGCGGCTCATCGGTGATCCGCGTCTTGATCCGCTTTCGGCGCGTCTTTTCAATTCTGTCAGCATTGTGAACGGTGTTTTGAATCTGCTCGGATCGTTTGCCGCTCTGACCCTACCCGATCCTGTGCGTCTGTTTCTTCTGCATTTCATTTCAGGCTCGCTCTTCCTTCTGTATTACTTTATTTCCAGGTTCCGGTCGCAACACCGCTCTCTCTTCTGGCTTTTTAACCTGACCATTCTGGTTTTTTTATCTTTCAACTGGTTTTGGAATGGCGGATCGGTCGGCGGCGCTCATTATTACTTTATTCCGGCGCTTGTCATCGCGACGATCCTGCTTGATGGGCGCCGTCCGTATCTGATATACGGCATCTCGCTGCTCGTCGTCGGATCTCTCTTCTCTATCGAGTATCTGTATCCGGAATGGATCACGATGTATCCTTCTCGAGAGGATCGCCTGATGGATGCCGGCGGCAATTATCTTTTCGTTCAGCTGCTGACCGGCATCCTTATCTTTATACTTACAAACAGCCTGGAATTCGAGAGATTGAAATCCGATCGGTTGTTGCGTAACATTCTACCGCTCACCGTGGCCGAAGAGCTGAAGAAGCGAGATCGTGTGACGCCTCGTGGTTACTCATCGGCGACCGTGCTTTTTGCCGATCTGACGGGATTTACGGCTGCAAGCGCCGATTTGAATCCCGAGCAACTTATCAAAGAACTCGATCAACTCTTCGCATCGTTCGATCATGCCGTGCGGGCCACAGGTCTTGAAAAGATCAAGACGATCGGCGACGCCTATATGGCAGCCGGTGGAATCCCCGATGAGAATCAAACACACTCTGTGGACGCCGTTCTCTGCGCTCTTCGCTTTCAGAAGCTGATGAAGCGGCATTCAACTGCAAGCGAACCGGCGCGGAACTGGCGGCTGCGCGTCGGCATTCATTGCGGTCCGGTCATAACGGGAGTCGTAGGCACTGATAAATTCGTCTATGACGTCTGGGGAGACACGGTGAATACCGCCAGTCGTATGGAATCGGCGGGGCTTCCCGGTGAGGTGAATATTTCTAAGGATATGTATGAGCGGGTAAAGGATTTTTTCATCTGCGAAGATCGAGGACTGCTGCCCGTTAAAGGGAAAGGCGATATGGCCATGTATCTTGTGAAGGGCATCCGCCCCGAGCTTGAGGATCGACCGAATCATCCGAACGCAGAATTCAAAGCTCTTTATGCCAGGCTGAAAGGCCTGTAA
- a CDS encoding DoxX family membrane protein has product MQPRKIVILVLRMIVAGVFLQTLFFKFTGAAESIFIFETVGLEPAGRYATGFAELIASVLLLWPSQYRRGAMLSILIIVPAIILHLTVLGIVVHDDGGLLFALACSVLAGSATLLILGRKTEQGGIS; this is encoded by the coding sequence ATGCAGCCTCGCAAAATCGTTATCCTTGTTCTGCGAATGATCGTTGCCGGAGTCTTTCTGCAGACTCTATTTTTCAAATTCACCGGCGCTGCAGAATCTATCTTTATCTTTGAGACGGTCGGTCTCGAACCGGCCGGTCGCTATGCTACAGGCTTCGCTGAATTGATCGCCTCCGTTCTTCTTCTCTGGCCGTCTCAGTATCGCAGGGGGGCAATGTTATCCATTCTGATCATTGTGCCTGCGATTATTCTGCATCTGACCGTACTTGGAATCGTCGTCCATGACGACGGAGGGCTTCTTTTTGCCCTTGCCTGTTCAGTTCTCGCAGGAAGCGCCACCCTCTTGATCCTCGGGCGCAAAACGGAGCAGGGGGGCATTTCATGA
- a CDS encoding DinB family protein: protein MSSLKETSPVTSLQTLLSQTRDLLSLITDEQYTKCTASTQSGTGSHIRHTLDHIQALLAGRNGNPIDYDTRERNTTVERSRMSAIDAIDLLIKDLNSLSEQDLNKTVELHLLLSPFHPRYRTTSTIGRELAFVMHHAIHHNAIIAMLLRNLEVDIPDFFGFAPATIEVLS from the coding sequence ATGAGCTCTCTTAAAGAAACATCCCCCGTTACTTCTCTGCAAACATTGCTGAGTCAGACACGCGATCTGCTTTCACTTATCACAGACGAGCAATACACGAAATGCACCGCCAGTACTCAGTCGGGAACAGGATCTCATATTCGACACACTCTCGATCATATTCAAGCGTTGCTCGCCGGCCGTAACGGAAATCCGATCGACTACGATACCCGAGAACGCAATACTACAGTAGAACGCTCCCGCATGTCGGCTATCGACGCCATCGACCTTCTCATAAAAGACCTGAACTCACTTTCAGAGCAGGATCTCAATAAAACGGTAGAGCTACACCTTCTTCTCTCGCCGTTTCATCCACGCTACCGGACGACATCGACGATCGGTCGAGAGCTGGCCTTCGTAATGCATCATGCCATCCATCACAATGCCATCATTGCGATGCTTTTGCGTAATCTGGAAGTCGACATTCCCGACTTTTTTGGCTTTGCCCCGGCAACGATTGAAGTGCTTTCCTGA
- a CDS encoding NRDE family protein, with translation MCTLTILPESKDGIRFSAMMNRDELNERKKALPPLLRDGILAPCDADAGGTWTAINESGLIGFVLNRTEEGDRLNSGSVSRGSILPALLEAPSVKDASDQWHRIPLHDMRPFYCLLRDRQEQRLFSFNGESLTHRLMDIASPLLLTTSGLGDSLVHPYRESLFARLLSHHPDRETQRQFHHHHDPRHPAQSVMMMRDDARTVSITSYNVQISTASIDYFDIDGSTVRAQLRLRNAKESLYAS, from the coding sequence ATGTGTACGCTGACGATACTGCCCGAATCAAAAGACGGAATTCGGTTCTCGGCCATGATGAATCGGGACGAGTTGAATGAACGGAAAAAGGCGCTGCCTCCTCTCTTGCGAGATGGCATACTCGCCCCTTGCGACGCCGATGCAGGCGGGACCTGGACCGCCATTAACGAAAGCGGGCTCATAGGATTCGTGCTTAACCGCACGGAAGAAGGCGATAGATTGAACAGCGGCAGCGTCAGCAGAGGTAGCATTCTGCCGGCGCTGCTTGAGGCCCCTTCGGTTAAAGATGCGTCTGATCAGTGGCATCGTATTCCATTGCATGACATGAGGCCCTTTTACTGTCTGTTACGAGACCGACAGGAACAGCGCCTTTTCTCGTTCAACGGAGAGTCCCTGACACACCGACTTATGGATATAGCCAGCCCTCTGCTACTGACGACCTCGGGACTCGGCGACTCTCTTGTGCATCCCTACCGCGAGTCATTGTTTGCCCGGCTTCTCTCGCATCATCCCGACAGAGAGACACAGAGGCAATTCCATCATCATCATGATCCGCGGCATCCCGCCCAGAGCGTTATGATGATGCGCGACGATGCACGCACGGTCAGCATTACCTCCTATAACGTACAGATTTCGACTGCCTCTATCGACTACTTTGATATCGACGGATCTACCGTTCGGGCTCAGCTGAGATTACGCAATGCAAAGGAGTCGCTGTATGCCTCCTGA